The Paraburkholderia dioscoreae DNA window GGAAGCGCAGCAGCGACGCTTCGAAGATCGCTTCGCGCGCCGGCTTGCCGTGCACGCGCTCCGCTTCGAGCGCGAAGTCGACCATCATGATCGCGTTCTTCTTGACGATGCCGATCAGCAGCACGATGCCGATAATGCCGATCACGTCGAGGTCGCTGCCCGCGATCATCAACGCGAGCAGGGCGCCGATGCCGGCCGAGGGCAGCGTCGAGAGGATCGTCACCGGGTGAATGTAGCTTTCGTACAGCACGCCGAGCACGATATACACGGCGACCAGCGCGGCGATCAGCAGATACACCTCGCTCGAGAGCGAGTCTTCGAACGCCTGTGCCGCGCCCTGGAACGAGGTCGTGATCGACGGCGGCAGTTCCACCGCGCGCTCGGCGTCGCGGATCTGCGCGACGGCGGCGCTGAGCGACGCGTCCTGCGCGAGGTTGAACGAGATTGTCACCGACGGGAACTGCGCGAGATGGCTGATCATCAGCGGCGACTGCGTGATGCTGATCTTCGCGATGCCCGACAGCGGCACCTGGCCGCTGCTGCTGGTCTGGCTCGGCAGATACAGATTGCCGATCGACTGCACCGTAGGCAGCGTTTCGGGCTTCGCCACCAGAATCACGCGGTACTGGTCGGACTGCTGGAAGATGGTCGAGACGATGCGCTGGCCGAGCGCGTCGTACAGCGCGTTGTCGATCGTGGCCGCGGTGATGCCGTAGCGCGCGGCAAGCTGGCGGTTGACTTCGACGTTCACGCTCAGGCCGTTGGTGTTCAGGTCGCTCGTGACGTCCGTGATCGACGAAATCTGCTTCATGCGCGCGATCAATGCCGGCACGTACTGGTTGAAGGCCTGCTGGTTCGGCCCGCGCAGCACGAAGTTGTACTGGTTGCGCGAAACCGAGGTGTCGAGCGTCAGATCCTGCTCGGGTTGCAGATACAGGCGAATGCCGGGCACCTCGGCGACTTCCTGCTGGATCCTACGGCCGATTTCCTCGGCGGTGACCGAGCGGTCGTCGCGCGGGCGCAGATTGATCAGGAAGCGGCCGTTGTTCAGCGTCGGATTGGTCCCGTCGATGCCGACATAGGAAGTGAGCGACACCACGTCGGGATCCTTCAGAATCGCGTCGGCGAGGGCGCTTTGACGCCGGACCATCGCCGTGTACGAAACCGAGTTGTCGGCCACGCTGATACCCTGGATCACGCCCACGTCCTGCACCGGGAACAGGCCCTTCGGAATCACGATGTACAGGATCGCCGTGAGCGCGACGGTGATGAGCGCGACCGCCAGCGTCAGCATCTGGTGATCGAGCACCCAGTTCAGACCACGCTCGTAAGCCGCGAGCGTCCTGTCGAACAGGCCTTCGCTGAAGCGCTCGAAACGGCTCGGATGGCGTTGCGCCTGCGCGCGCAACAGACGCGCGCACAGCATCGGCACCACGGTCAGCGAGACCACCGCCGAAATCACGATCGTCACCGCGAGCGTGATCGCGAATTCGCTGAAAAGCCGGCCGATCACGCCGCCCATGAACAGCAGCGGGATCAGCACCGCGATCAGCGAGACCGTCAGC harbors:
- a CDS encoding efflux RND transporter permease subunit, yielding MNFSRLFILRPVATSLLMVALVLVGLVAVRFLPVSSLPDVDYPTIQVQTFYPGASPNVMATTVTAPLEVQLGEIPGLQQMVSYSSEGASVITLQFDLSLNLDIAEQNVQQAINAANSFLPTGLPAPPTYAKVNPADQPILTLAVTSKSMSLTQLQDAANNRLATKISEVPGVGLVTTAGGNVPAVRVEADPQKLAAYGLNLDDLRTLLANVNVSQPKGNFDGPELDYTINANDQIVDPQDYLATVIAYQNGAPVYLRDVARVSQAAQDVERGAWYNRTPAIVLNVQRQPGANVIATVDQIMKQLPALESTLPAGLQVTVVANTTGVIRSSVSDAAFELVLSVVLVVLVIFVFLRNVPATIIPSISVPVSLIGTLAVMYQLNYSIDNLSLMALIIATGFVVDDSIVMIENIVRYLEEGKTPLEAALEGAGQIGFTILSLTVSLIAVLIPLLFMGGVIGRLFSEFAITLAVTIVISAVVSLTVVPMLCARLLRAQAQRHPSRFERFSEGLFDRTLAAYERGLNWVLDHQMLTLAVALITVALTAILYIVIPKGLFPVQDVGVIQGISVADNSVSYTAMVRRQSALADAILKDPDVVSLTSYVGIDGTNPTLNNGRFLINLRPRDDRSVTAEEIGRRIQQEVAEVPGIRLYLQPEQDLTLDTSVSRNQYNFVLRGPNQQAFNQYVPALIARMKQISSITDVTSDLNTNGLSVNVEVNRQLAARYGITAATIDNALYDALGQRIVSTIFQQSDQYRVILVAKPETLPTVQSIGNLYLPSQTSSSGQVPLSGIAKISITQSPLMISHLAQFPSVTISFNLAQDASLSAAVAQIRDAERAVELPPSITTSFQGAAQAFEDSLSSEVYLLIAALVAVYIVLGVLYESYIHPVTILSTLPSAGIGALLALMIAGSDLDVIGIIGIVLLIGIVKKNAIMMVDFALEAERVHGKPAREAIFEASLLRFRPILMTTLAAMLGALPMLLGTGTGSELRRPLGLAIIGGLMVSQVLTLFTTPVIYLFFDRLAQRVNSRRRAASEGAAAPPENTP